The proteins below come from a single Salinibacterium sp. NK8237 genomic window:
- a CDS encoding siderophore-interacting protein — protein MFPELFTPQIAWNPQSADRVLLAGDETSIDAISMILATLPARSRGQVFIEVDSADDIQPLSAPGRFSVCWLLRERGQSVARSVDAWLSEMLPVSAFGESTVYAWVAHQGPARLLSSN, from the coding sequence ATGTTTCCCGAACTCTTCACCCCGCAGATCGCCTGGAATCCCCAGTCGGCTGACCGTGTGCTGCTCGCGGGAGACGAGACCTCGATCGACGCAATATCGATGATTCTCGCGACATTGCCGGCCCGTTCACGCGGCCAAGTGTTCATCGAGGTTGACTCGGCTGACGACATCCAGCCGCTATCGGCTCCTGGTCGTTTCAGCGTGTGCTGGTTGCTGCGCGAACGCGGCCAAAGCGTTGCCCGTTCGGTCGATGCGTGGCTCAGCGAAATGCTGCCGGTGAGCGCATTCGGCGAGAGCACCGTTTACGCGTGGGTTGCCCATCAGGGCCCCGCACGCCTGCTCAGTTCGAACTAG